From the Calditrichota bacterium genome, the window AATGTGAATCCTGTGATTACATGTTTGAAGAGTTCCAATCCATTCACGATGAGCCGATTAAGGTGTGCCCCAAATGCGGCGGCCCTGTAAGAAAACTCATCAGCTCCAGTTACGGTGTTATCTTTAAGGGGTCGGGTTTTTATATTACCGATTACAAACACAAGAATTCAAGTCCTTCTTCGAACGGAAATGGAAATGGAAAGGCGGATTCTGGCAAAAACGGAACGGATTCCAAACCCGCCGCTGCCCAAAAACCTGTTTCCAAAGAATCAAAATGATCCCTTAAAAACTGGGCTGGGTTTG encodes:
- a CDS encoding zinc ribbon domain-containing protein — its product is MPTYEYKCESCDYMFEEFQSIHDEPIKVCPKCGGPVRKLISSSYGVIFKGSGFYITDYKHKNSSPSSNGNGNGKADSGKNGTDSKPAAAQKPVSKESK